A portion of the Limosilactobacillus reuteri genome contains these proteins:
- the thiI gene encoding tRNA uracil 4-sulfurtransferase ThiI, with the protein MQYTEIMVRYGELSTKGHNKKSFIDRLGVNVRKALHSFDQVKVHAQRDRLHVELNGADYDQVMNRLKLVFGIQNFSPSIKVDKTFEATAEAAAQMIAEQVDKPITFKVETRRSDHQFAIDTFEMNNKLGGYLLDKFPDKLKVDVHHPDLTLRVEIRLNGIFLSSETIKGAGGLPVGTAGKGMMMMSGGIDSPVAAYLGMKRGVSMEMVHFFSPPYTSPQALAKAKQLTERLAKYSGSIKFIQVPFAEIQETVKEKVPEGYLMTIQRRMMLRLAAALMIKRHGLAIFNGESLGQVASQTMESMLAINDVTSYPVLRPVLSFDKTEIIKIAQDIDTYDLSILPYEDCCTVFTPPSPKTRPNVERAREYEKRLDIEGLMQRALDGIEITEIHPGEDYLNQNEDVFAELL; encoded by the coding sequence CAATATACAGAAATCATGGTTCGTTATGGTGAGCTTTCGACAAAGGGACATAATAAAAAGTCCTTTATTGATCGTTTAGGGGTAAACGTACGAAAGGCCCTTCATAGCTTTGACCAGGTAAAGGTGCATGCCCAACGTGATCGGTTGCATGTTGAATTAAATGGGGCTGACTATGATCAAGTAATGAATCGCTTGAAGTTAGTGTTTGGGATTCAAAACTTCTCTCCATCAATTAAAGTTGATAAGACATTTGAAGCGACTGCAGAGGCAGCAGCGCAAATGATCGCTGAACAAGTTGATAAACCAATTACCTTTAAAGTGGAAACTCGTCGGTCAGATCACCAATTTGCAATTGATACCTTTGAAATGAACAACAAGCTAGGAGGATACCTCTTAGATAAGTTTCCTGATAAATTAAAAGTTGATGTTCACCATCCAGACCTGACTTTACGGGTTGAGATCCGTCTTAATGGGATTTTCCTTTCAAGTGAAACGATTAAGGGTGCCGGTGGTTTGCCAGTTGGTACTGCTGGTAAAGGAATGATGATGATGTCTGGGGGAATTGATTCACCAGTAGCTGCTTACCTTGGGATGAAGCGTGGTGTTTCAATGGAAATGGTTCACTTCTTTAGTCCGCCATATACTAGTCCCCAAGCTTTAGCAAAGGCCAAGCAACTAACTGAACGGCTTGCAAAATATAGTGGAAGTATTAAGTTTATTCAGGTGCCATTTGCTGAAATTCAAGAAACAGTCAAGGAAAAAGTTCCTGAAGGTTACTTAATGACAATTCAACGGCGGATGATGCTTCGGTTGGCAGCTGCCTTAATGATTAAGCGTCATGGCCTGGCTATCTTTAATGGTGAATCATTAGGTCAAGTTGCTTCTCAGACAATGGAAAGTATGCTAGCGATTAATGATGTAACTTCTTATCCGGTATTGCGACCAGTATTGTCATTTGATAAGACTGAAATCATTAAAATTGCCCAAGATATTGATACTTATGACCTTTCGATTCTTCCATATGAAGATTGTTGTACTGTCTTTACGCCGCCATCGCCGAAAACCCGGCCAAACGTTGAGCGGGCTCGTGAATACGAAAAACGACTTGATATTGAAGGACTAATGCAACGAGCTCTTGATGGGATTGAAATTACGGAAATTCATCCTGGTGAAGATTATTTAAATCAAAATGAAGATGTTTTTGCTGAATTACTTTAA
- a CDS encoding valine--tRNA ligase has product MTEKDMSTKYDPAVVEEGRYQWWIDQGFFKPSGDKKAHPYSIVIPPPNVTGKLHLGHAWDTTLQDMIIRQKRMRGYDVLWVPGMDHAGIATQAKVEARLRKQGISRYDLGRDKFVQQVWDWKDEYADIIHQQWAKMGISVDYDRERFTLDEGLNKAVRKVFVDLYNKGLIYRGTYIINWDPQARTALSDIEVIHKDDKGAFYHVKYPFTDGTTFNGKDYIEIATTRPETMFGDEAVAVNPNDERYKELVGKKVMVPLVNREIEIIADDYVTPEFGTGMVKITPAHDPNDFKVGKRHNLPELNTMNEDASMNENAGKYEGMDRFEAREAIVKDLQDQGYMLKIDPIVHSVGHSERTGVQVEARLSTQWFVKMKPLAEAALKNQDTDDRVNFVPERFEHTFTQWMENIHDWVISRQLWWGHRIPAWYNKQTGEVYVGMEAPKDAENWEQDKDVLDTWFSSALWPFSTMGWPNTDSADFKRYFPTNTLVTGYDIIFFWVSRMIFQSLEFTGRAPFKNVLLHGLIRDEQGRKMSKSLGNGIDPMDVIKKYGVDALRWFLITGSTPGQDIRFSYTKMDAAWNFINKIWNASRYVIMNLGEMPAPVLPDKSKWDLADRWILSRLNATVKQVNEQFDKFEFGEAGRALYNFIWNDFCDWYIEMTKEKLNNGTDEEKNDTKNILGYVLDQTLKMLHPIMPFVTEKLWQSMPHDGESIMVADYPVANAELNDPAATEQMNSLIELIKAVRNIRNEANAPMSKPVDILVKVDNDHLAQMLNDNRDYIERFCHPENLTIGKDVEAPKLAMSGILTGAEVYIPMAELVDLDEERDRMEKEIAKLEKEVERSQKKLGNEKFVNNAPEKVVEAERQKATEWQQKLAAAKERLQSLQQA; this is encoded by the coding sequence ATGACAGAAAAAGATATGTCAACCAAGTACGATCCAGCGGTGGTTGAAGAAGGCCGATATCAATGGTGGATTGACCAAGGATTCTTTAAACCAAGTGGTGACAAAAAGGCTCACCCATATTCAATTGTTATCCCACCACCAAATGTTACTGGGAAGTTGCACTTAGGCCACGCTTGGGATACAACTTTACAAGATATGATTATTCGACAAAAGCGGATGCGGGGTTATGATGTATTATGGGTTCCTGGAATGGACCACGCTGGTATCGCTACCCAAGCGAAAGTTGAAGCCCGTCTTCGTAAACAAGGAATTTCTCGTTATGACCTTGGTCGTGACAAGTTTGTTCAACAGGTTTGGGACTGGAAAGATGAATATGCTGATATTATTCACCAGCAGTGGGCTAAGATGGGGATTTCGGTGGATTATGACCGCGAACGTTTTACCCTTGATGAAGGATTAAATAAGGCTGTTCGGAAAGTCTTTGTTGATCTCTACAATAAGGGCTTAATTTATCGTGGAACTTACATCATCAACTGGGATCCACAAGCACGGACGGCCCTATCAGATATTGAAGTTATTCATAAGGATGATAAGGGTGCATTCTACCATGTCAAGTATCCATTTACTGATGGAACTACTTTTAACGGTAAAGATTATATTGAAATTGCTACTACTCGGCCAGAAACAATGTTCGGGGATGAAGCAGTTGCCGTTAACCCTAATGATGAACGTTACAAGGAATTAGTTGGTAAGAAGGTCATGGTACCACTTGTCAACCGGGAAATTGAGATTATTGCTGATGACTATGTAACGCCTGAGTTTGGTACCGGGATGGTTAAGATTACCCCCGCCCATGATCCAAACGACTTCAAGGTAGGTAAGCGTCACAATCTTCCTGAACTGAATACAATGAACGAAGATGCTTCCATGAACGAAAATGCTGGTAAATACGAAGGTATGGACCGCTTTGAAGCTCGGGAAGCGATCGTTAAGGACCTTCAAGACCAAGGTTACATGTTGAAGATTGACCCAATTGTTCACTCTGTTGGTCACTCAGAACGGACAGGGGTACAAGTTGAAGCTCGTCTTTCAACACAATGGTTTGTTAAGATGAAGCCATTAGCCGAAGCAGCTCTTAAGAACCAAGATACTGATGACCGGGTTAATTTCGTTCCAGAACGATTTGAACACACCTTTACGCAATGGATGGAAAATATTCATGATTGGGTTATTTCTCGTCAATTATGGTGGGGTCACCGGATTCCAGCTTGGTATAACAAACAGACTGGTGAAGTTTATGTTGGTATGGAAGCTCCTAAAGATGCCGAAAATTGGGAACAAGATAAGGACGTCCTTGATACATGGTTCTCCAGTGCACTTTGGCCATTTTCAACGATGGGCTGGCCTAATACTGACTCAGCAGACTTTAAGCGCTACTTCCCAACCAATACTTTAGTTACTGGTTATGACATCATCTTCTTCTGGGTTTCCCGGATGATTTTCCAATCACTTGAATTTACGGGTCGGGCACCATTTAAGAATGTTCTTCTTCATGGTTTGATTCGTGATGAACAAGGGCGAAAGATGAGTAAATCCTTGGGGAATGGTATTGACCCAATGGACGTTATCAAGAAGTACGGAGTAGATGCCCTACGGTGGTTCTTAATTACTGGTTCAACTCCTGGTCAAGATATTCGTTTTAGCTACACTAAGATGGATGCAGCTTGGAACTTTATTAATAAGATTTGGAACGCGAGTCGTTACGTTATCATGAACCTTGGTGAGATGCCTGCTCCTGTCCTTCCTGATAAGAGTAAGTGGGATTTAGCTGATCGGTGGATTTTGAGTCGGTTAAATGCAACTGTAAAGCAAGTTAACGAACAATTTGACAAGTTTGAATTTGGTGAAGCCGGTCGGGCGCTTTACAACTTCATCTGGAATGATTTCTGTGACTGGTATATCGAAATGACTAAGGAGAAGCTCAATAATGGGACTGACGAAGAAAAGAATGATACTAAGAATATTCTTGGTTACGTTCTTGATCAGACCTTGAAGATGTTGCATCCAATCATGCCATTCGTTACCGAAAAATTATGGCAATCAATGCCGCATGATGGTGAATCAATTATGGTTGCAGATTACCCAGTTGCTAATGCTGAACTTAATGATCCAGCTGCAACTGAACAAATGAATAGTTTGATTGAATTGATTAAGGCTGTTCGTAACATTCGAAATGAAGCTAATGCACCAATGTCTAAACCAGTTGATATTTTGGTAAAGGTTGATAACGATCACTTGGCTCAGATGTTGAATGATAATCGTGACTATATTGAACGTTTCTGTCATCCAGAAAACTTAACTATTGGTAAAGATGTTGAAGCTCCTAAGCTTGCAATGAGCGGGATTTTAACAGGAGCAGAAGTTTACATCCCAATGGCTGAATTAGTTGATCTTGATGAAGAACGCGATCGGATGGAAAAAGAAATTGCTAAACTTGAAAAAGAGGTAGAACGTTCACAAAAGAAGCTTGGCAATGAAAAGTTTGTTAATAACGCGCCAGAAAAGGTTGTTGAAGCTGAACGGCAAAAGGCAACGGAATGGCAACAAAAATTAGCAGCTGCCAAGGAACGTCTTCAATCACTTCAACAAGCATAG
- the ltrA gene encoding group II intron reverse transcriptase/maturase, with product MRQSQKTEQQADRLSRIGLENRKYTRARSTGYGEGKGMSVTIQDLVLDRNNLNQAYLRVKRNKGAAGVDDMTVNDLLPYLRENKTELIASLREGKYKPAPVKRVEIPKPNGGVRRLGIPTVVDRMVQQAVAQILTPIFERIFSDNSFGFRPHRGAHDAISKVVDLYNQGYRRVVDLDLKAYFDNVNHDLMIKYLQQYIDDPWTLRLIRKFLTSGVLDHGLFAKSEKGTPQGGPLSPLLANIYLNELDEELTRRGHHFVRYADDCNIYVKSQRAGERVMRSITQFLEKRLKVKVNPDKTKVGSPLRLKFLGFSLGVDHNGAYARPAKQSQQRVKKALKLLTKRNRGISLTRMFEEIHRKMRGWLQYYSIGKLTNFIQRLDKWLRVRIRQYIWKQWKKFKTKVTNLQKLGLPQHDAYVFASTRKGYWRTAHSKTLSYSLTNRKLEQLGLMNMSKTLQSIQCD from the coding sequence GTGCGACAATCGCAGAAAACAGAACAACAAGCTGACCGCTTGTCGAGGATAGGTTTGGAAAACCGAAAGTACACAAGGGCGCGTAGTACCGGTTATGGTGAAGGTAAAGGTATGAGTGTCACTATCCAAGACCTGGTCTTGGATCGCAATAACCTTAATCAGGCTTATTTGCGAGTTAAGAGAAATAAAGGAGCAGCAGGCGTTGACGATATGACAGTCAATGACCTTCTGCCATATCTCAGAGAAAATAAGACGGAACTGATCGCTAGTTTGCGTGAGGGCAAGTATAAACCAGCTCCAGTCAAACGGGTAGAAATTCCGAAGCCTAATGGTGGAGTAAGAAGACTTGGAATACCAACGGTGGTGGACCGAATGGTTCAACAAGCTGTAGCCCAAATTCTTACGCCTATCTTTGAGCGTATTTTCTCTGATAATAGCTTTGGCTTCCGTCCCCACCGTGGGGCCCATGACGCTATTTCAAAAGTAGTAGATCTTTATAATCAAGGTTATCGAAGAGTTGTCGACTTAGACCTAAAAGCCTATTTTGATAACGTTAATCATGACTTGATGATTAAGTATCTCCAACAATATATTGATGACCCATGGACACTAAGACTCATTCGTAAGTTTCTAACTAGCGGAGTCTTAGACCATGGGCTTTTCGCTAAGAGTGAAAAAGGAACCCCACAAGGAGGGCCATTGTCACCACTACTGGCGAACATCTATCTAAATGAGTTGGACGAAGAGTTGACTAGACGTGGTCACCACTTTGTGCGCTATGCGGATGATTGTAACATCTATGTTAAAAGTCAACGAGCCGGAGAACGAGTAATGCGAAGCATTACCCAGTTTCTAGAAAAGCGCTTGAAAGTTAAAGTGAACCCAGATAAAACCAAAGTCGGTAGCCCGCTACGGTTGAAGTTTCTTGGCTTTTCGTTGGGTGTAGACCACAATGGGGCCTACGCCCGTCCAGCTAAGCAATCGCAACAACGAGTAAAGAAAGCACTGAAGTTATTAACTAAACGTAATCGTGGAATATCTCTGACAAGAATGTTTGAAGAAATTCATCGAAAAATGCGTGGGTGGCTTCAGTACTACTCAATTGGGAAACTAACTAACTTTATTCAACGCCTTGACAAGTGGTTGAGGGTCCGAATAAGGCAGTATATTTGGAAGCAATGGAAAAAGTTTAAAACTAAGGTAACTAACTTACAGAAGTTGGGGCTGCCCCAGCATGATGCATATGTCTTCGCTAGTACCCGAAAGGGCTACTGGCGAACTGCACATAGTAAGACCTTGAGCTATTCTCTAACTAATAGAAAACTGGAACAACTCGGACTTATGAATATGTCCAAGACGCTCCAGTCAATTCAATGTGATTAA
- a CDS encoding cytochrome ubiquinol oxidase subunit I, producing the protein MTILSLARFQFAMTTVYHFFFVPFSIGTAFIVAIMESMYVSTKDETYKKMAKFWGNIFLLSFAVGVVTGLIQEFQFGMNWSDYSRFMGDIFGAPLALEALLSFFIESTFIGLWVFTWKKVKPGLHLFFIWMTSFGSLTSALWILTANSFMQHPVGYEIKGGRAVMVNFGALLKNPQLWYEFGHVILNAIMMGGIIIAGLTAFQLLKNQKLSEANKKFYKKSMRLGLLISLIFSIGGIALGDAQMQYLIKEQPMKFAATEDVFTTTGKHAPWTIVGIADMKDHEVKGNIDIPYALSILSYHKTTGAVTGMNELNAQYKKKYGKNLDYYPPVNTLFYSFRIMCAVGAWIFLVSLVGLIMTREKSMKPLAQRRWALWCIAITTFLPFIGNTAGWFVTEFGRIPWTVYGLFTIAESVSPNVSVGSLLTSNIVYFVLFTTLAITLIWLIVLELRKDPSEAIEPKFKKVLDPFDKEAF; encoded by the coding sequence ATGACTATTCTTAGTCTGGCACGTTTCCAATTTGCCATGACGACGGTTTACCACTTCTTCTTTGTTCCTTTCTCTATTGGAACAGCTTTTATCGTCGCCATTATGGAAAGTATGTACGTTTCAACTAAAGACGAGACGTACAAAAAAATGGCAAAATTTTGGGGGAATATTTTCTTGCTTAGTTTTGCTGTCGGTGTTGTTACAGGTTTGATTCAGGAATTCCAATTTGGGATGAACTGGTCAGATTACTCACGGTTTATGGGTGATATCTTTGGTGCTCCATTAGCCCTCGAAGCTTTGCTATCATTCTTTATTGAATCAACATTTATTGGCTTATGGGTATTCACCTGGAAAAAGGTTAAGCCAGGGTTGCACCTTTTCTTTATTTGGATGACAAGTTTTGGCTCTTTAACATCTGCTTTATGGATTTTAACTGCCAACTCATTCATGCAACACCCAGTTGGTTATGAAATCAAGGGTGGCCGTGCAGTAATGGTTAATTTTGGTGCATTGCTTAAAAACCCCCAATTATGGTATGAATTTGGGCATGTTATCCTTAATGCTATCATGATGGGTGGAATTATTATTGCTGGTTTAACAGCATTCCAACTTCTCAAGAACCAAAAACTTTCTGAAGCTAATAAGAAGTTTTATAAGAAGTCAATGCGGTTGGGTCTTTTAATTTCATTGATTTTCTCTATTGGTGGGATTGCGTTAGGGGATGCCCAGATGCAATACTTAATCAAAGAACAACCAATGAAATTTGCAGCTACTGAAGATGTCTTCACGACTACTGGTAAGCATGCGCCGTGGACAATTGTCGGTATTGCTGATATGAAGGACCATGAAGTAAAGGGAAATATTGATATTCCATATGCCCTAAGTATTTTGTCATACCACAAAACTACTGGTGCGGTTACCGGGATGAATGAACTTAATGCCCAATATAAGAAAAAGTACGGCAAGAATCTTGATTACTACCCACCAGTAAATACACTATTCTATAGTTTCCGGATTATGTGTGCGGTCGGTGCTTGGATTTTCTTAGTTTCACTTGTCGGATTAATTATGACTAGGGAAAAGAGCATGAAACCACTTGCACAACGCCGCTGGGCACTTTGGTGTATTGCAATTACCACTTTCTTACCATTTATCGGTAATACTGCTGGTTGGTTTGTAACAGAATTTGGTCGTATTCCATGGACAGTTTATGGCCTGTTTACAATTGCCGAAAGTGTATCGCCAAATGTTTCAGTTGGATCATTATTGACATCAAATATTGTTTACTTTGTATTATTTACAACTCTTGCAATTACATTAATTTGGTTGATTGTTCTTGAGTTACGTAAAGATCCATCGGAAGCAATTGAACCTAAATTCAAGAAGGTTCTTGACCCATTTGACAAGGAGGCGTTCTAG
- the cydB gene encoding cytochrome d ubiquinol oxidase subunit II encodes MSFLQLLWFVLIGVLFAGFFFLDGFDYGVGMAVETLAHNESERDQLVRTIGPVWDANEVWLITAGGAMFASFPYWYASLFSGYYLILMIILAGLIIRGVSFEFRKNSPMPQKRIWDWALAIGSAIVPFFLGIMFVSMIHGMPIDANGNFHAGFFDYFNWLSVVGGIALLLLTYLHGINYIALKTTGPVQERARNYAEFLYWILYAGEVVFALLLIFMTDFMAVHPVGTIIMLVLIVGFSVLAQAETFAGHELVAFISSGLTLVSLVVLIFIGLFPRVLISSISPKYSILIQNASSTEYTLTVMTIATCCLLPFVLAYTIWAYWIFRKRIAMPAISEVK; translated from the coding sequence ATGAGTTTTCTTCAATTATTATGGTTTGTATTGATTGGAGTGCTTTTTGCCGGCTTCTTCTTCCTAGATGGATTTGATTATGGGGTAGGAATGGCGGTTGAAACACTTGCTCATAATGAATCAGAGCGTGATCAACTTGTGCGGACAATTGGACCAGTTTGGGATGCAAATGAAGTGTGGCTAATCACTGCTGGTGGTGCAATGTTTGCTTCATTTCCATATTGGTACGCTAGTCTTTTCAGCGGCTATTATTTAATCTTAATGATTATCCTAGCTGGTTTAATTATTCGTGGTGTTTCCTTTGAATTCCGCAAAAATAGTCCAATGCCACAAAAACGGATTTGGGATTGGGCATTAGCAATTGGTAGTGCCATCGTTCCATTTTTCCTCGGAATTATGTTTGTTAGCATGATTCATGGAATGCCAATTGATGCTAACGGCAATTTTCACGCAGGATTCTTTGATTATTTCAACTGGCTTTCAGTTGTTGGCGGAATTGCCTTATTGCTATTAACCTACTTACATGGAATTAATTATATTGCCTTAAAGACGACTGGTCCGGTTCAGGAACGAGCCCGGAACTATGCTGAATTTTTGTACTGGATTCTTTATGCTGGCGAAGTTGTCTTTGCATTATTATTAATCTTTATGACTGACTTTATGGCTGTTCACCCAGTTGGTACAATCATCATGCTTGTATTGATTGTTGGTTTCTCAGTCTTGGCTCAAGCGGAGACCTTTGCTGGTCATGAATTGGTTGCATTTATTTCAAGTGGGTTAACCTTAGTATCATTGGTTGTATTGATCTTTATTGGTCTCTTCCCACGGGTACTAATTAGTAGCATTAGTCCGAAATACAGCATTCTTATTCAAAATGCTTCCTCAACAGAATATACGTTGACAGTGATGACAATTGCTACTTGCTGTCTTTTACCATTTGTTTTGGCATATACAATCTGGGCTTACTGGATTTTCCGTAAACGGATTGCAATGCCAGCTATTTCGGAGGTTAAATAA
- the cydD gene encoding thiol reductant ABC exporter subunit CydD has product MIDRLLFKIEGSRHIMIMLVELYVLQAFLILGQGLSLAALLTGLWQGHSLLSQIYGLGGFVACYLLRHGLTEIGNDWLDKYSANAAQNFRQQLLKKVFALGPVIVQREGTGNMVTLALDGIKEVENYIRLIYSKVISMMIIPVIILVVCFWLDWISGIVMLLVYPLIVLFMIILGYAAKAKADRQFAAFQILSNHFIDSLRGIDTLKYFGLSKKYSQSIYRSSERFRKSTMSVIKVAMLSTFALDFFTTLAIAILAVFLGLRLINGHILLFPALAILILAPEYFLPIRNFASDYHATLNGKNSFHAVRRILEMPLPKRPTVELHQWTGGDELSLENVEFMYPQNGSELTNLDLTVKGNQKIGIIGMSGAGKTTLINLLSGFLAPTSGQITIQGKKVTTLDIHDWQKQILYIPQTPYIFADTLKNNIAFYTPNVSEDKIKEAIHVVGLDNLVVELPQGLETMIGSGHRALSGGQAQRIALARAFLDPERRVMIFDEPTAHLDIETELELKKRMLPLMENRLVFFATHRLHWMKQMDYILVLKNGKLIEQGTYQQLLDEHGYFTELMDQTRGKEITHE; this is encoded by the coding sequence ATGATTGATCGACTACTCTTCAAAATCGAGGGGAGCAGACATATCATGATTATGCTTGTGGAGCTTTATGTCCTGCAAGCTTTTCTTATCCTTGGTCAGGGATTAAGTTTGGCTGCTTTACTAACAGGCTTATGGCAGGGGCATTCTCTTTTAAGTCAAATATATGGCTTAGGTGGATTTGTTGCTTGTTACCTTTTGCGTCATGGGCTAACCGAAATTGGAAATGATTGGCTTGATAAGTATTCGGCTAATGCTGCCCAAAACTTTCGTCAGCAATTATTAAAAAAAGTCTTTGCGCTTGGACCAGTAATTGTGCAGCGGGAGGGAACCGGGAATATGGTTACTCTGGCCCTTGATGGCATTAAAGAAGTCGAAAATTATATTCGACTCATCTATAGCAAGGTGATTAGCATGATGATTATTCCCGTCATTATTTTGGTTGTCTGTTTTTGGCTTGATTGGATTTCTGGCATTGTTATGCTGTTAGTTTATCCTTTGATTGTTTTATTCATGATTATTTTAGGCTATGCAGCAAAGGCTAAGGCAGATCGACAGTTTGCAGCCTTTCAAATATTGTCTAATCACTTTATTGATTCTTTGCGGGGAATTGACACATTGAAGTACTTTGGCCTTAGTAAGAAGTATTCGCAAAGTATTTATCGGTCAAGTGAGCGTTTTCGCAAGTCAACAATGAGCGTGATTAAAGTGGCGATGTTATCGACGTTTGCTCTTGATTTTTTCACTACATTAGCTATTGCAATCTTAGCGGTCTTTCTTGGCTTACGGTTAATTAACGGTCACATATTGCTATTCCCGGCACTAGCAATTTTGATTTTGGCACCTGAGTATTTTTTGCCGATTAGGAACTTTGCAAGTGATTATCATGCAACATTGAATGGTAAAAATTCATTTCATGCTGTTCGGCGAATTCTTGAAATGCCATTACCTAAGAGGCCGACTGTTGAATTACACCAGTGGACAGGGGGTGATGAATTAAGTCTTGAGAATGTTGAGTTTATGTATCCTCAAAATGGCAGTGAATTAACAAATCTTGATTTAACAGTTAAGGGAAACCAAAAAATTGGCATTATCGGGATGAGTGGAGCTGGAAAGACAACTTTAATTAATCTTTTGAGTGGCTTTTTAGCGCCGACAAGTGGCCAAATTACCATTCAAGGGAAAAAAGTAACGACTTTGGATATTCATGACTGGCAAAAACAGATTCTCTACATTCCACAGACTCCCTATATTTTTGCAGATACGTTAAAAAATAATATTGCCTTTTATACTCCAAATGTCAGTGAAGATAAAATAAAAGAAGCAATTCATGTTGTCGGCTTAGATAATCTCGTTGTTGAATTGCCTCAAGGACTAGAGACGATGATTGGCAGTGGTCACCGAGCATTAAGTGGTGGGCAGGCACAGCGAATTGCCTTAGCACGAGCATTTCTTGATCCAGAACGTCGGGTAATGATTTTTGATGAACCGACCGCCCACCTTGATATTGAGACCGAGCTGGAATTGAAGAAAAGAATGCTTCCGTTGATGGAAAATAGGTTAGTCTTTTTTGCTACCCATCGTTTGCATTGGATGAAGCAGATGGATTACATTTTAGTATTGAAGAATGGCAAGTTAATTGAACAAGGAACATATCAGCAGTTGCTTGATGAACATGGTTACTTTACAGAACTGATGGATCAAACACGCGGAAAGGAGATAACCCATGAATAA